The Stigmatella aurantiaca DW4/3-1 genome contains the following window.
TGCCCCCCTCGGAGGCGGAACAGGCCCGGCTGCGCGAGGCCGAACAGGCCCATGCCCGCGTCCAGGAGCTGTCCCGTCAGCGGGAAGAGGCCACGCGCGCGGCCCAGCAGGCCCGCGATGCCACCGAGCGCGCCCGCCTGGAATCCGAGGCCCAGTCCCTCAAGGAGAAGGAAGAGGAAGAGAAGCGCGCCGAGTACCGCGCCAAGAAGGCCGCCGAGGAGGAGGCCCGGGAGCGCCGCAAGCGCGAGCGCGACGAGGCGGAGCGGCAGGTGGCGGAGCAGAAGGCCCGCGAGGCCGCCGAGGCCGAGGCCGCCCAACGCGCCGTGGAGGCCGCCGAGCGCGCGAAGATCCAGGCCGAGGCCGGCCGGACGCTGGCCCAGGGCCTGGACAAGACGAAGAGCCAGGGCTTCATGGCCCGCCTCAATGGCTTGTTCGGCCAGAACCGCCAGGTGGACGAGTCCGTGCTGGCGGAGCTGGAGGAGATCCTCTTCACCGCCGACATCGGCGTGCGCACCGCGTCGAACCTGGTGGATCTGGCACGCGAGAAGCTCAAGCGCAACGAGCTGAGCAACCCCGAGCGCATCAAGGCCCTCATCCGCGAGGAGGTGGCCCGCATCGTCGACCTGCCCGTGCCGCGCTCGCTGGAGGGCGGGGGCCCGCCCCACGTGGTCATGGTGGTGGGCGTCAACGGCGCCGGCAAGACGACCACCATCGGCAAGCTGGCCGCCCAGCTCACCGGCCAGGGCAAGAAGGTCGTCCTCGCCGCCGGCGACACCTTCCGCGCCGCCGCGACCGAGCAACTCGACGTGTGGGCCGAGCGCGCCCAGGCCGAGCTGGTCAAGGGCGAGGAGAACGGGGACCCCGGGGCGGTGGTGTTCAACGCGGTGAAGCGGGCCCAGGAGATCGGCGCCCACGTCGTCATCGCGGACACGGCGGGACGGCTCCACACCAAGGCCCCCCTCATGGAGGAGCTCAAGAAGGTCAAGCGCGTGCTGGGCAAGGCCCTGGAGGGCGCGCCCCACGAAGTGCTGTTGGTGCTCGACTCCACCAACGGCCAGAACGCCATCCAGCAGGCCAAGCAGTTCCACGAGGCGGTGGGCATCAACGCCATCGCGCTCACCAAGCTGGATGGCACCGCCAAGGGCGGCGTCATCATCGGCATCTGCGATGAGCTGAAGCTGCCCGTGGTCTGGGTGGGCGTCGGCGAGAAGATCTCCGACCTGCGCCGCTTCGAACCCCGGGACTTCGTGAAGGCGCTGTTCGACTGACGCCCGGCGGACGCGGCGGGGCCCCTACGGGCTCAGGGGCCCCAGGAAGTCCTCCAGCAGCTTCAGCGTCTCCTTGTCGAGCTGGGCGGCATCCACGCCCCCCATCAGGGCCCCCAGGCTCGGCTTGCCCAGATCCTCGTCGCCGTGGGTCTGCTCCCACCAGCGCTCCTGGAGACGGGCCAGCTCCCGCGCATGCGCCGGGGCGGCCTTGCCCAGCTCGCGCGTGAAGCCATCCACGCGGGCCCACTTGTAGCGGTAGGTGTCCACGTACGTGCGCAGCGCGCGCTGGAACACCTCCTCGCCCACCAACTTGCGCGCCTCATCGAACATCAACGGCGCCTTGCCATAGACGATGGCGCCGTACTCCATGGAGCTGGAGAACTGCTCGGTGGGCCGGTGCGCCGGGCCGTCCTCGCCCCCGGACATCCGATACAGGTGGTAGGCGGACACCAACGCCTCTGCCTTCAAGGCCGCGGCGGCGGGCTTGCCGTGGGCCCACTCGTAATAGAGCACCGCCGCGTACTGGGTGAGCGCCTCGTCGGCCACCGGATCCTGGATGGGGTCCGAGCCCACCAGGCCCGCGAAGTACTGGTGCCCCACCTCGTGCGCGACGGTGAACTCCACCGTGCGCTCCAGCGTCTTGGCCAGGTTGGCGAAAGGCCCACCGTCCATTCCGGCCCCGCCCATGGCGGACAACCCCTTCAACATGTCCTGGAACATCTCGAAGCCCTGCACCCCCGCCAGGATGCTGTTCGGGTCCGTGACGCCCCGGTACAGCGAGCTGCCCACGGTGATGAGCCCCTGGAACTCCATGCCGCCGGCCCCATCGGACAGCGGCGCCTCCACCACCCGGAAAGAGCGGTAGGGCAGCGGCCCGAGCCGCCGCTCGAACTCCGAGAGCGCGGAGGCGGTGTACTTCAGCACGCGCTTGCCCACCGCCGCGTCCTGGGCCGTGAAGACGCTCTCCACGGTGACGCCATTCACCGTGGTGGAGGCCTTCTGGTACCCGCGCGAGACGAACACCGGAAAGTCGCGCACCAGCGAAGCAGCGAAGGAGAAGCGCGAGCGGCCATCCTTGCCGGGCAGTTCGCCCAGGGCCTCTCCCGTGGCATGCACCTCCCACCCCGATGGCACCCCGATGGAGCCGAGCACGTTCGACGGCTCGTACAGCGCCAGGTCGCCAATGCCCGAGGGGCCCTCCCAGGGCTGACCGTCCTCATTCAGCGGGGGCATCATCGGCACCACCCCCACCAGGCTCAGGAAGTCCGCCGAGGCGGCGAAGGACCCATAGTCCCCCGCGGGCCCCGAAGCACCGATGGCGCCCAGCAGGGAGCCCGCGTTCTTCTTCCCCGGCGGCACCGTGGCCTGGAGTGCCACCTCGATCCGCACCACCGTGCCCGGCTCCGCGGGGGGCTCCAGGGGAATCCGGACCAGCGTCGGCTCGGGCCGCTCCAGCGCCACCGGCTGGCCGTTGAACCGGGCCTCCGAGAGCGTCACCCGCCGCCCGGACGCATTGGGCGTCACCCGCAGGAACAGCTCGGAGCGAGTCCGTCCCTTCACGGTCAACTCCACCTGCACCTTGCCCTTGACCTCCCGCTTCGCCGGGTCCGCGTCGAGCTGAATCCGGTAGAGCGGCAGTTCCTCCAAGGGCCCGAGTTGCTTGACGGCGCGCTCGCGCTCAGCGGGCTTGAGGTGCTGCAAACACAGTTGCACCTCCGGAGAGCTGCCCGCCAGAGCCGGGGCAGCCAGGAGCAGCGACAGAAGGGTCGACCACCTGAGAGCGCGCGCCATGGGCCCATGCTAGTTGACCCCCGCCAAAACCGCTCGCTACAAGCCTGGAGGCCATGACGCCTCGCAAACTCTTGCTGACCCTCGCCGCAGCATCCTTCCTGGCGTG
Protein-coding sequences here:
- a CDS encoding M1 family aminopeptidase; this encodes MARALRWSTLLSLLLAAPALAGSSPEVQLCLQHLKPAERERAVKQLGPLEELPLYRIQLDADPAKREVKGKVQVELTVKGRTRSELFLRVTPNASGRRVTLSEARFNGQPVALERPEPTLVRIPLEPPAEPGTVVRIEVALQATVPPGKKNAGSLLGAIGASGPAGDYGSFAASADFLSLVGVVPMMPPLNEDGQPWEGPSGIGDLALYEPSNVLGSIGVPSGWEVHATGEALGELPGKDGRSRFSFAASLVRDFPVFVSRGYQKASTTVNGVTVESVFTAQDAAVGKRVLKYTASALSEFERRLGPLPYRSFRVVEAPLSDGAGGMEFQGLITVGSSLYRGVTDPNSILAGVQGFEMFQDMLKGLSAMGGAGMDGGPFANLAKTLERTVEFTVAHEVGHQYFAGLVGSDPIQDPVADEALTQYAAVLYYEWAHGKPAAAALKAEALVSAYHLYRMSGGEDGPAHRPTEQFSSSMEYGAIVYGKAPLMFDEARKLVGEEVFQRALRTYVDTYRYKWARVDGFTRELGKAAPAHARELARLQERWWEQTHGDEDLGKPSLGALMGGVDAAQLDKETLKLLEDFLGPLSP
- the ftsY gene encoding signal recognition particle-docking protein FtsY, which codes for MKTPPLLDVLAAQVPAPTPVPPPPAGTPGTPPGSETGVPSAPEASPVSTVVGYGVLGLFVLLMLLALRKLVRKPARAPERPGKPAGTPEPEKPSLPAQTPQLRVELPPSEAEQARLREAEQAHARVQELSRQREEATRAAQQARDATERARLESEAQSLKEKEEEEKRAEYRAKKAAEEEARERRKRERDEAERQVAEQKAREAAEAEAAQRAVEAAERAKIQAEAGRTLAQGLDKTKSQGFMARLNGLFGQNRQVDESVLAELEEILFTADIGVRTASNLVDLAREKLKRNELSNPERIKALIREEVARIVDLPVPRSLEGGGPPHVVMVVGVNGAGKTTTIGKLAAQLTGQGKKVVLAAGDTFRAAATEQLDVWAERAQAELVKGEENGDPGAVVFNAVKRAQEIGAHVVIADTAGRLHTKAPLMEELKKVKRVLGKALEGAPHEVLLVLDSTNGQNAIQQAKQFHEAVGINAIALTKLDGTAKGGVIIGICDELKLPVVWVGVGEKISDLRRFEPRDFVKALFD